The Dehalococcoides mccartyi CG5 genome contains the following window.
GGAAAAAGCTGCCGTTTTTAGACACCCGCCCCGGTTTGATAGCCTTGGGGGTGATTCTGGCTGGTACAGTGGGCAACCTGATTGACCGGGTGCGGCTGGGCTATGTTACTGACTTCATACGGGTGGGAGACTTCCCTACTTTCAATATTGCTGATTCATGCCTGACAGTAGGTGTTATCGGTCTGCTACTTTTGTACATTGTCTCATCCCATGTATCCGGAGATACCAGTGAAAACGTTTAAACTGGTAGCCGAAACTGCCGGCGAAAGACTGGATAAATATATTACCCAAAAGGAATCAGGGCTTTCCCGCAGTTTTATTCAGGAACTGGTGAGTTCAGGTCATATACTGGTAAACAACCAGTCTGCCAAACCCAGCCTGAGGCTTAAAACCGGCGATACAATAACTATAGAAATCCCTCCCGAAACCCCCTCTGAACTTAAAGCCGAAGATATACCGCTGGAAATAATCTTTCAGGATAAAGACCTGTTGCTTATAAACAAGCCTCCCGGACTTACCGTACATCCTGCCCCCGGTCACCCTGACCACACACTGGTAAACGGGGTATTGGCACTGGAACCTGAAATGGAAGATTTTGATGACCCTCTTCGCCCCGGAATAGTCCACCGTCTGGATAAAGATACCTCCGGACTGCTGCTGGTAGCTAAAAACCGTCAGGCACTGGCCAACCTGTCTGCCCAGTTTAAAGAACGGACCATACGCAAGTACTATCTGGCACTGGTAAAAGGTGAACTGCGGCCTGCCGAAGGGTTTATTGAAGCCCCTCTGGGGCGTGACCCCCAAAACCGCCAGAAAATTGCAGTGGTGTCTGACGGGAGGCATGCCCGTACCGGGTATAAAGTACTGCGGTATATTCAGGGATACAGCCTGCTTGAAGTCAAACTTGAAACCGGCCGTACCCACCAGATACGTGTCCATTTTGCCGCCATAGGCCACCCGGTGGCAGGTGATGCAGTTTACGGCCAAAAGGAATCCTGGGTAAAACGGCAGTTCCTTCATGCGCACCGCCTTAGCTTTGCCCTGCCTTCAAACGGGCAGGTAGTGGAGTTCACCTCCCCTCTTCCGCCGGATCTGGAAGAAGCCCTGAAAATACTGGAAACCCCCTCCTGAAATATTTTTTAAAAAATTTAAAACTGGGGGGTTATATTCGGCTTGCATGGCATAGTATAATAGTAACTCCATAGTAGATAGTAATGGGTCAAAAGGGTTATGAGATTAGACCGCAGACGTTCTAGTATAGAGATTATCGCTGACATGCTCAGGCTGGGTGAAGCCGGCAAGACTGAGATCATGTATAGCGTCAATATGTCTTATTTCCAGCTTCAGAAATATTTGAACTTTATGCTGGAGAGGGAGCTTATTGACCGTGTACAGCTTGGCAACCCCTCTGTTACCTATAGAGTAACCGCCAAGGGGCTTGAACTTTTGCGCAGTATTGATAATATATTAGACACACTGGACCTTAAAGATAATGAACAGGACGAAGCCTAACTTACTGGGGCAGTAAAAGGAGATACCATGTCTGACAAACGAATGCTGATTGTACCGGCGGAGCTGGTAAGGCGGATTGACGAAAACCGCGGCGATCTTAGCCAAGCGGATTTTCTGAATTACCTTATTGACTCTCAGCTTGGCGGTGAAAGCCGCAAGGAAAACGGAATCTCCAACCAGGAGTTTGAGGCCCTGAAGCAGGATGTAAAGAAACTGCTTGAAAAATCCAACAAGTCTGCCAGCAGAGAAGAATTGGTCTCCTTCCAGGAAGATACCAAGAAGCTCCTTAAGAGTTTCGTAGATTTCTTTGTAGGCTACGGGTTGGAACTGGGCAAAGGATCTTCTGCCATGAGCGACCTTGAAGCCCTTAGCAAACTGGGTAGCACCGGCAGCAAAGATGAAACCCCCGGCGGCGAAGTAAAACTTAAGTGGAAATAATCTAAAACAGGTTTTTAAAAGCTTTTTTTAAGCCCTCTTCATACGAAGAGGGCTTTTATTTTTTCTCCTCAGCTTTAATAGAACATTGTTCTAGTATTCAAAACCTTCCAAGGGTATTTTCTGTCTGCCATATTTAGAACATGTTTTATGTATTTATTGGCGCAGTCGGTTTTTCTCTGGTCCACATCTTTGATTTTGTGGCTCTGAAAAGGTTGCCACTCCTCAAACCCGTACTCTGGCTGTCAGGCTCTGCCCTGCTCCTTTATTCGGGTTTCATGGTCTGCTTCAATGGCGATTCATTAGCTCTGCCCGTCTGGCTCAGTGCCGCCGGCTGGGTGGTATTTGCCATCGGCATATATTTTTTCCTTTATTCCCTCTTTATCAACCTGCCTTTCGGTAAAACTTATGTTAAAACCGGAGTAGGAGACAAACTGGTTACCAGCGGGTTTTATGCCCTGGTGCGCCACCCCGGCGTACCCTGGTTTGTACTAGCTATGGCAGGTATGACACTGGGCGCAGGTACTTACTTCGCCCTGTGGGCAGCCATTATCTGGAGTCTCCTGGATATAGCACTGGTATACATCCAAGACCGCTGGGTATTTGGCAGGATGTTTCCGGGTTATACCCAATACCAAAAAACTACCCCCATGCTGGTACCAAACCGCAAAAGCATTGCGGCTTATATAAAACAGCGTAATTTTTCAAATACTATAAAAGGAGTAGCCAAATGACTCAGCTTGGTGAACTATTTGCACAGGGTAAACTTGAGGAAATCTGGGACCGTTGCTGTGGTTTTATAGACCTTAGCCTTGAAGATTTTATGAAGATACAGGAAAGACTCCTTCAGGAGCAGCTGGAGCTTCTCAAAAAATGTGAACTAGGCAAGCATATCTTCAATGGGGCTGTACCCACCAATTCAGAGGAACTGAGGCGGAGTGTACCCCTGACTACCTATGCAGACTATGCCCCTTTCCTGACAAAAAGACGCATGGACATACTTCCCAAAAGACCTATCCTCTGGCAATATACCTCCGGTAAAAACGGCGAATACGCCCACCGCTGGGCACCGGTAACTGCCCGACAGATGGACGAAGTAGAGTCACTGGTATGGGCAATGGCTCTCTTCAGCAGCTGCAATAAACGCAAGGACATAAATATCCGCCCCAATGATGCAGTGCTTTACGGCATGGCACCCCCGCCCTACGCCACCGGCACTATTGCCCGCTGTTTCCCCCACGAAAAGTTTAACTTCCTGCCCAAGGTGGAAGAAGCCGAAAGAATTCCTTTTGAAGACCGTATAAAGAAAGGTTTTCAGCTGGCTCTTTCTGAAGGGCTGGATTACAGTCTGGCTATGTCCAGTGTAACTGTGGCCATGGGCAACCGCTTCAGCCAGAG
Protein-coding sequences here:
- a CDS encoding RluA family pseudouridine synthase, whose protein sequence is MKTFKLVAETAGERLDKYITQKESGLSRSFIQELVSSGHILVNNQSAKPSLRLKTGDTITIEIPPETPSELKAEDIPLEIIFQDKDLLLINKPPGLTVHPAPGHPDHTLVNGVLALEPEMEDFDDPLRPGIVHRLDKDTSGLLLVAKNRQALANLSAQFKERTIRKYYLALVKGELRPAEGFIEAPLGRDPQNRQKIAVVSDGRHARTGYKVLRYIQGYSLLEVKLETGRTHQIRVHFAAIGHPVAGDAVYGQKESWVKRQFLHAHRLSFALPSNGQVVEFTSPLPPDLEEALKILETPS
- a CDS encoding winged helix-turn-helix domain-containing protein — protein: MRLDRRRSSIEIIADMLRLGEAGKTEIMYSVNMSYFQLQKYLNFMLERELIDRVQLGNPSVTYRVTAKGLELLRSIDNILDTLDLKDNEQDEA
- a CDS encoding methyltransferase family protein — encoded protein: MFYVFIGAVGFSLVHIFDFVALKRLPLLKPVLWLSGSALLLYSGFMVCFNGDSLALPVWLSAAGWVVFAIGIYFFLYSLFINLPFGKTYVKTGVGDKLVTSGFYALVRHPGVPWFVLAMAGMTLGAGTYFALWAAIIWSLLDIALVYIQDRWVFGRMFPGYTQYQKTTPMLVPNRKSIAAYIKQRNFSNTIKGVAK
- the lspA gene encoding signal peptidase II, which translates into the protein MTRGLVFFVSTACGILADQLSKFIITANLATGTSIPESGFFQIVHVHNTGAAFSIFRGHIEWLIAASVLGVILAMTAFFIRKKLPFLDTRPGLIALGVILAGTVGNLIDRVRLGYVTDFIRVGDFPTFNIADSCLTVGVIGLLLLYIVSSHVSGDTSENV